In one Aromatoleum aromaticum EbN1 genomic region, the following are encoded:
- a CDS encoding SDR family NAD(P)-dependent oxidoreductase, whose product MLLEGKTALVTGAGNGIGRTIALTYAAEGANVVVSDISDEWGRETLALIEGKGGKAVFQHADTAHPEDHDELIAAAKRAFGRLDIACNNAGISGEFTPTAETTDAQWQRVIGINLSGVFYGVRAQIRAMLETGGGAIVNISSIAGQIGIEGITPYTAAKHGVVGLTKTVAWEYGSKGIRINSVGPAFINTTLVQNVPLETRRQLEQMHALRRLGETEEVANLVAWLSSDKASFVTGSYYAVDGGYLAR is encoded by the coding sequence ATGCTGCTCGAAGGGAAAACCGCGCTGGTGACGGGTGCCGGCAACGGCATCGGCCGCACCATCGCGCTCACCTACGCCGCCGAAGGGGCGAACGTCGTCGTTTCCGACATCAGTGACGAATGGGGCCGGGAAACACTCGCCCTGATCGAAGGCAAGGGCGGAAAAGCCGTTTTCCAACACGCCGACACCGCCCACCCCGAAGACCATGACGAGCTGATCGCCGCGGCCAAACGCGCCTTCGGCCGCCTCGACATTGCCTGCAACAACGCCGGCATCAGCGGCGAATTCACCCCTACCGCGGAAACGACCGACGCCCAGTGGCAACGAGTCATCGGCATCAACCTGTCGGGCGTGTTCTACGGCGTGCGTGCGCAGATTCGCGCCATGCTCGAAACCGGAGGCGGCGCGATCGTCAATATTTCTTCCATTGCCGGGCAGATCGGCATCGAGGGCATCACGCCCTACACCGCCGCCAAGCACGGCGTGGTGGGTCTGACGAAAACGGTCGCCTGGGAATATGGCAGCAAGGGCATCCGCATCAATTCGGTCGGTCCGGCCTTCATCAATACCACGCTGGTTCAGAACGTTCCCCTCGAAACACGCCGGCAGCTCGAACAGATGCACGCCCTGCGCCGCCTAGGCGAAACGGAAGAAGTCGCCAATCTCGTCGCCTGGCTGAGCAGCGACA
- a CDS encoding glucose 1-dehydrogenase, producing MKQNLSGKVAYVSGAASGIGAAIARVFAAEGASVLLGDVQVERGETVAAHIREQGGRALFIHHDVSDERQWESALACAVEEFGGMDLLVNNAGIEQTGLLADVELADINKLLAVNVAGVILGHKHAIRTMRPGGSAGKGGSIINLSSVAGLIGTPALGVYSATKGAVRLLSKAAAVECGRLGYGIRVNSIHPGLVDTDMGVKLVDDFVGLGVFADRETALRQMLETYPIGRTGVPGDIAGTALFLASEQSSWITGTEIVVDGGMTIS from the coding sequence ATGAAGCAGAATTTGTCTGGAAAAGTAGCGTATGTCTCCGGTGCGGCCTCGGGAATCGGCGCCGCCATTGCGCGGGTGTTTGCTGCGGAAGGCGCATCCGTGCTTCTCGGAGACGTCCAGGTGGAGCGCGGCGAGACCGTTGCCGCACACATCCGGGAGCAGGGGGGCAGGGCGCTTTTCATTCACCACGATGTCTCCGACGAGCGGCAATGGGAAAGCGCGCTTGCCTGCGCAGTCGAGGAGTTCGGCGGAATGGACCTCCTCGTCAACAACGCCGGCATCGAGCAGACCGGCCTGCTCGCAGACGTCGAACTCGCCGACATCAACAAACTCCTGGCAGTCAATGTGGCCGGCGTGATCCTCGGCCACAAGCACGCGATCCGGACGATGCGCCCGGGCGGCAGTGCGGGCAAAGGCGGCAGCATCATCAATTTGTCATCGGTGGCAGGGTTGATCGGCACTCCCGCGCTGGGCGTGTACAGCGCCACGAAAGGCGCGGTGCGGCTGCTCAGCAAGGCGGCCGCGGTCGAGTGCGGCCGGCTCGGCTACGGCATCCGGGTCAACTCGATCCACCCGGGCCTCGTGGATACCGACATGGGCGTCAAGCTGGTGGATGATTTCGTCGGGCTTGGAGTCTTCGCCGATCGCGAAACGGCGCTGCGGCAAATGCTCGAAACCTATCCCATCGGCCGCACCGGCGTCCCCGGCGACATCGCCGGCACGGCCCTCTTCCTCGCCAGCGAGCAATCGAGCTGGATCACCGGGACCGAAATCGTGGTGGACGGGGGAATGACGATCAGCTGA